ATTATTGATTTTCCTGAAAATGGTTCAACAATTTGAATTTTATCCTGAGGAAATCTTAAATCAACCTGAATAGCGTTTATGTATTGGTTTTTGGTATCTAATATTATATCAACATCAAAAGTGCTACCAACAAAAGTAGTTTTAGTCTTTGGAGAAAAATTTAAAACCGCACCTTGTGCGTTAACCGAAGACACAGAAATAAAAATAATAAAAATTAATAACGAAAAAAATAATATGAATTTCCTTTTCATATTTTCATATTAAAATTGGTATAATTTTTGATTTTATAAATTATAACACAAGTTTTAAAATAGAGATAAAAATTAGTTCCTTTTTCGTCTTTTTTTTACTATCAAAAAAATTACACCAGAAAAAATAATTAACAAAATTAATATTACTAAATAATAAGCTTTATTTTGTGGATTCAATTTTTCTATTCTTTCATTGCCCGCTTTATCCACTGCTTTTACCATAATTTCGCTTTTCAAGGACTGATCCTTTAATAAATAAGGACTTTCTGTTCTTACCCACTCAGAAACTTTATTATTTTTTTTATCTAAAGGCACTTCTAATACTTCATAATAATCAATACCCGTTTCTTTGTCTGTAGTTGCAAAAGAAATAAAATACTGATTATCAAAAACAAAAGAATCTTTTGATAATTTAATTTTAAAGGGTTGGGGCGGGGTCTTATCTTCTTTAAGTAATTTTTCCCATTCGTCTCCCGTGGCTTTATCCCCTGTAGTATTAATTAAAGCGGATTTTGTTTCTAATTTTGTTTCTGTACCTTTTCCGTCATTTAAAAGAACCCTCGCATTGTTGTCTATTTTAATTTCCCCTTTTCCCTTTTTTAAAACTCTAAAAACGATTGAAATAATCTTTCCATCTTTTCCTTTATAGCCATCTGGTTTACCCCCAGAAAAAGAAATAATTCCTTTTGTCGCTGATGGCTGATTGGTCCACAATTCTAAAATAGAATTTCCTGTACTTATTTCTTTAACTTCAAGTAAATCAACGGAATAGCTAATCTTTGCCTCAATTGCATTAATTGTTTCGTTTTGAGTATCTAAAATTAAGTTCTCAATAAAGGTATCTCCTTTTGCGTAATTACTCTCTGCGGGTTCAAAATATAAATTTGCCGCATTGGTAAAATAGAAAAATAAAAATAAAAAACTGAAGGTAAAAATACTAAGTAATGATTTTTTAATTTTAAATTGTAATTTTGATTTTTGCATTTTGATTTTTAATTTTTTTTAAACTATTCTGTCCAATAATACATCATTATACTAAAGTCAATAAGATCTACCGTATCTGAATCATTTATATTCGCACAATTATTAATTGGATTTCTTTGCCCCCAAAAGTAAAGAAGTATTGAAAAGTCAATAATGTTAATTTCTCCATCAAGGTTTAAATCAGCCCCTTTACACTCTCTTTCAGAAATCGCAAAAATATCAAAACTTAACTCCTTGCTAAAATCACTATATTCACCAAGTGGCGATAAAGCCCTTGCTATTAAATTATAAGTTCCTTTCCCAAAATTATCTGTATTAAGGCTATAAGACCATCTTCCGTTTATGCCTGCCTTTATTGTAAATAATTTATTCCCTGGAGATAAAAATGTAGTCACAGTGCTTGAAGGATAGGTTGTTCCGGATATTGTAATATTTTCTCCTTTATAAACTTGATTTGTTGAAAGAGAAATTGTTGGAGATAAAAAAACTCCAGAAACCGTGGTCGAAGTGCCTGCAGCAAGATTAAGTGTATAAAAAATAGTTCTTGTATCTCTTCCTTTCGAATCTTTTCCATAAATTCCAAAAACGGAAATACCAGGTGACACAGCTGTTATTTTCTTTGAAAAAGATCCATTAGTTAAAATTTGCGTTGTCCCAACAATAGCACCTCCTCTTAAAATTGTGACAAATGCACCTGGAGAACCCTTGCCCTTAAAAATAATTTCTGCAGTAGTTGGTTGAGCAATTACTGTTGCTGTAATACTTATACCAGATAAAATATCAAACCTTGACCTTGCAAAATCAACATCGGCAGTACAAGAAGAATTAGAATATGTATAAATTCTCGTAGCAAAAGATCCACTTGATGAGGGATTTTTAATTCCAGAAAGAACCAAAGAAATGTTTGCGCCAGGTGCCTCTCCTGCTATATTTGTTAATTTTAAAGTGCCGTTTGTTGCAGTATCTAATGTCCAGTTGCCAGAAGTAAAGCCCGTAAAAGTTCCTTTTGAAGCGCTCGTAGTTTGCATTCCTGTTGGCGTTGTACAACTGCCCGTTGAGCTTGTACAAGATTTAATTATAATACAACGCAAAACGTCGGGCGAGGAACCTTCCCACTGATAATTATAAGTTACATTACTCATTGAAGGTCTTGAGTCAGAAATAGTTGTTGATTGATTAGTAAGTTGTGCTGCGATTATTTTTGGAGAAAAAAATATAAAGAAAAAAAGAATAAAAAAACAGCTCACAAGAAAAATCCAAAATTTTTTAGAAATTATTTTTCTATTTTTGAATCTTCCTGGTGAGCTGTTTTTTAAATTTAAAAAGTAATACATCCATTTAAATAAATGTAAAAAGGAATAAATTTCTTTTTAGAAAATTTATACTACTTTTTTCGGCGGCTCTTGTCCCCCTTCTTTTTCTTTTAATACTTGATTTGCTTTTTTGATTTTTTTGTTTGTCCTAGCAATAATCCAAACAACAATAATC
This region of Candidatus Paceibacterota bacterium genomic DNA includes:
- a CDS encoding cohesin domain-containing protein; the protein is MQKSKLQFKIKKSLLSIFTFSFLFLFFYFTNAANLYFEPAESNYAKGDTFIENLILDTQNETINAIEAKISYSVDLLEVKEISTGNSILELWTNQPSATKGIISFSGGKPDGYKGKDGKIISIVFRVLKKGKGEIKIDNNARVLLNDGKGTETKLETKSALINTTGDKATGDEWEKLLKEDKTPPQPFKIKLSKDSFVFDNQYFISFATTDKETGIDYYEVLEVPLDKKNNKVSEWVRTESPYLLKDQSLKSEIMVKAVDKAGNERIEKLNPQNKAYYLVILILLIIFSGVIFLIVKKRRKRN